The Solanum lycopersicum chromosome 6, SLM_r2.1 genome has a window encoding:
- the LOC101268402 gene encoding ras-related protein Rab11A, with protein MANKMDHEYDYLFKIVVIGDSGVGKSNILSRFTRNEFCLESKSTIGVEFATRTLQVEGKTVKAQIWDTAGQERYRAITSAYYRGAVGALLVYDITKRQTFDNVLRWLRELRDHADSNIVIIMAGNKSDLRHLRAVSEQDGQALAEKEGLSFLETSALEAFNVDKAFHTILTDIYQIISKKALAAQEADSTALPGQGTTINVSDTSANVKRGCCST; from the exons ATGGCAAATAAAATGGATCACGAGTACGATTATTTGTTTAAGATCGTCGTGATTGGGGATTCTGGAGTGGGGAAATCAAACATTTTATCCAGGTTCACGAGAAATGAGTTTTGTTTGGAGTCCAAATCCACTATTGGCGTTGAGTTTGCCACCAGAACTCTTCAG GTGGAGGGGAAGACAGTGAAGGCCCAGATATGGGACACTGCAGGGCAAGAAAGGTACCGGGCCATTACCAGTGCTTATTATCGAGGAGCAGTTGGTGCCCTCCTTGTCTATGACATAACTAAGAGGCAAACGTTTGACAATGTTCTGAGGTGGCTACGGGAATTGAGAGACCACGCAGACTCTAATATTGTAATCATAATGGCTGGAAACAAGTCTGACCTTAGGCATCTTAGAGCAGTCTCTGAGCAGGATGGTCAAGCTTTAGCTGAGAAGGAAGGGCTGTCATTTCTTGAGACGTCAGCATTGGaagcttttaatgttgataaGGCGTTTCATACTATATTGACAGATATATACCAGATCATTAGCAAGAAGGCATTGGCAGCACAGGAAGCAGATAGCACTGCACTTCCTGGTCAGGGTACAACCATCAATGTCAGTGATACCTCCGCAAATGTGAAGAGAGGCTGCTGTTCCACTTGA
- the LOC101249466 gene encoding extensin-like, protein MKLITFFALFFLLQSTAIFSFVVADYSIATSQYGGNTPPPVTSQPPPSHGHQPPSAPGQAPPQHSHGHVPPSVGSPPPPSPMISSPNPPPSHGHGPPSKGHAPPGGYHPPSPPSHHGHPPPSTPTPTYSPPPQVQPPYSQPSAPPQSPPSHGHAPPPKRHTPPGRHNPPSHHQPSPPSHHGHPPPKHLQPPPTPIYSPPPQVQPSPPSYSPHPPTYSPPSRSPPSHGHAPPPKGHKPPGGHHPPSPPSHHGHPPPTYSPPLPTYSPPPPPLTYSSPPAPTYSSPPPTHSPSPPPPTYSSPPPAQSSPPPPTYSPPPPPPPSYTPPPPAQSPPPPPSYSPPPPVQSPPPPPSYSPPPPSQSPPPPPAQSPPPPPSQSPPPPPIYSPPPPVQSPPPPPTYSQPPPPSPPPVYSPPPPSSPPPSTYSPPPPTSHPPPPTHSPPPPAYSPPPPPTTYSPPSPPYGLSRSTP, encoded by the coding sequence ATGAAGCTAATCACTTTTTTTGCCTTGTTTTTCCTGCTACAAAGCACtgctattttttcttttgttgttgcaGATTATTCTATAGCAACATCACAATATGGTGGTAACACTCCTCCACCTGTTACTAGTCAACCACCACCTTCTCATGGCCATCAACCGCCGAGTGCTCCGGGGCAAGCTCCACCACAACATTCTCATGGTCATGTACCACCATCTGTTGGTAGTCCTCCACCGCCGTCTCCAATGATTTCTTCACCTAATCCCCCACCCTCTCATGGACATGGACCACCTTCTAAAGGACATGCGCCACCTGGAGGATATCATCCACCTTCACCCCCAAGTCATCACGGGCATCCTCCACcatcaacaccaacaccaactTACTCTCCTCCTCCTCAAGTGCAACCTCCATATTCACAACCATCGGCGCCACCACAATCACCACCCTCACATGGACATGCACCACCTCCTAAAAGGCACACACCACCTGGAAGACATAATCCACCAAGCCATCATCAACCTTCACCTCCCAGTCATCATGGACATCCTCCCCCTAAACATTTACAACCCCCACCAACTCCAATTTACTCACCTCCTCCTCAAGTTCAACCTTCACCTCCGTCTTATTCACCTCATCCACCTACATACTCACCGCCATCACGCTCGCCACCTTCACATGGACATGCACCACCTCCTAAAGGGCATAAGCCACCTGGAGGACATCATCCGCCTTCACCTCCGAGCCATCATGGACATCCTCCACCAACGTACTCGCCTCCTCTACCAACATACTCGCCGCCGCCACCTCCGCTAACATACTCTTCTCCCCCTGCACCAACGTACTCCTCTCCTCCACCTACACATTCTCCATCACCACCTCCGCCAACGTACTCTTCTCCTCCACCTGCACAATCATCACCACCTCCACCAACATATTCCCCTCCTCCACCACCTCCACCATCATACACTCCTCCTCCACCTGCACAATCACCCCCTCCTCCACCATCATACTCCCCTCCTCCACCTGTACAATCACCACCACCTCCACCATCATACTCTCCTCCTCCACCTTCACAATCACCACCACCTCCACCCGCACAATCACCACCACCTCCACCTTCACAATCACCACCACCTCCACCAATATATTCCCCTCCTCCACCTGTACAATCACCACCACCTCCACCAACATACTCACAACCGCCACCTCCGTCGCCACCACCAGTTTACTCGCCTCCACCACCATCATCCCCTCCTCCATCTACATATTCACCACCACCACCGACTTCTCATCCTCCACCGCCAACACATTCGCCTCCTCCCCCTGCT
- the LOC101243716 gene encoding serine/threonine-protein phosphatase PP1 isozyme 2, which yields MAQNGQGIEPAVLDDIINRLLEFRNARTVRQVQLSEAEIRSLCTAARAIFLQQPNLLELEAPIKICGDIHGQYGDLLRLFEYGGFPPQSNYLFLGDYVDRGKQSLETICLLLAYKIKYPENFFLLRGNHECASINRIYGFYDECKRRFNVRLWKVFTDCFNCLPVAALIDDKILCMHGGLSPDLTDMDLIRNLPRPTDVPDSGLLCDLLWSDPSREVKGWGMNDRGVSYTFGPDKVAEFLMQHDMDLVCRAHQVVEDGYEFFAERQLVTVFSAPNYCGEFDNAGAMMSVDENLMCSFQILKPADRKPRFL from the exons ATGGCTCAAAATGGGCAGGGGATAGAACCTGCGGTTCTTGATGACATAATTAACAGGCTATTGGAGTTTAGGAATGCAAGAACTGTTAGACAGGTTCAGCTTTCAGAGGCTGAGATTCGTTCTCTCTGTACTGCTGCAAGAGCAATCTTTCTTCAGCAGCCCAATCTTTTGGAGCTTGAAGCCCCTATCAAGATCtgtg GTGATATTCATGGACAGTATGGTGATCTTCTGAGGCTTTTTGAATATGGTGGATTCCCACCCCAGTccaattatttgtttttaggGGACTATGTGGATCGTGGCAAACAGAGTTTGGAGACTATATGCCTTCTACTTGCTTACAAAATTAAGTACCCAGAGAACTTCTTTCTGTTAAGAGGGAATCATGAGTGTGCTTCTATTAACCGGATATATGGATTTTATGATGAATGTAAGCGCCGATTCAATGTGAGGCTGTGGAAAGTCTTCACTGATTGTTTCAACTGTCTTCCCGTGGCAGCTCTTATAGATGATAAAATACTTTGCATGCATGGTGGTCTTTCTCCTGATCTAACAGACATGGATCTGATACGAAATTTACCTCGTCCTACAGATGTTCCAGATTCCGGTTTGCTTTGTGATTTACTTTGGTCAGATCCTAGTAGGGAAGTTAAAGGTTGGGGAATGAATGACAGGGGCGTCTCATATACCTTTGGTCCTGATAAAGTGGCAGAGTTCTTGATGCAACATGATATGGACCTTGTTTGTCGTGCCCATCAG GTTGTGGAGGACGGCTATGAATTTTTTGCTGAAAGGCAGCTAGTTACAGTATTTTCTGCACCAAACTACTGTGGGGAATTTGATAATGCTGGTGCAATGATGAGTGTGGATGAAAATCTGATGTGCTCTTTCCAGATTTTGAAGCCAGCAGATAGGAAACCTCGGTTCTTGTGA
- the LOC101268691 gene encoding metal tolerance protein B — MEQQEDSMSEMKQLQGAKCNGNCNRAHFSCNPICSFSEQEHSLLDSRQRSKSSMKLCGLIIFYVMVMAVETIGGVKAHSLAVLTDAAHLLSDVVGFSISLFAVWVSGWDATKEHSFGYHRLEVLGALISVQLIWLISGFLIYEATERMFHTNAKVNGKLMFAIAAFGLIINFISVVWLGHDHSLHSHSFSPCKDHDHGHGHDHNHDHEMQELHPRNEEESSKLVASCHSCSKPSNINIEGAYLHVISDLIQSVGVMIAGAIMWYKPEWLVVDLLCTIFFSIFALSTTVPMLKTIFSLLMERTPKEVDIVQLENGLKSLAGVKDVHDLHVWAITIGKIVLSCHVVTEPGVNHYEIIQNVREYCDTTYRIHHVTIQVEPGSL, encoded by the coding sequence ATGGAGCAACAAGAGGATTCCATGTCTGAAATGAAGCAGTTGCAGGGAGCTAAATGCAATGGCAACTGTAATCGTGCTCATTTTTCTTGCAATCCTATCTGCTCCTTCTCAGAGCAAGAGCACAGTCTGTTGGATTCAAGACAAAGGTCAAAGTCAAGTATGAAACTTTGTGGGCTCATAATCTTTTATGTTATGGTCATGGCAGTGGAAACCATTGGAGGGGTGAAAGCCCACAGTCTTGCGGTTCTAACTGATGCAGCTCACTTGCTTAGTGATGTTGTTGGATTTTCTATTTCGCTTTTTGCTGTTTGGGTGTCTGGCTGGGATGCAACCAAAGAACACTCTTTTGGATATCACCGACTTGAAGTTTTAGGAGCCCTTATTTCTGTACAGCTGATATGGCTCATCTCTGGTTTTTTGATTTATGAAGCAACTGAGAGAATGTTTCATACTAACGCCAAAGTGAATGGGAAGCTTATGTTTGCTATTGCTGCATTTGGTCTCATAATAAACTTCATTTCAGTTGTGTGGCTTGGACATGATCATTCTCTCCATAGCCATTCATTTAGTCCTTGCAAGGATCATGACCATGGTCACGGTCATGATCACAATCATGATCATGAAATGCAAGAATTGCATccaagaaatgaagaagagagCTCGAAACTGGTAGCATCATGCCATAGTTGCAGCAAACCATCAAACATAAATATTGAAGGGGCTTACCTGCATGTTATATCTGATTTGATACAATCTGTTGGTGTGATGATTGCTGGAGCTATTATGTGGTACAAACCAGAATGGTTGGTGGTTGATCTTCTCTGtactatttttttctcaatcttTGCTCTTAGTACTACTGTACCCATGCTTAAGACTATCTTTTCCTTATTGATGGAGAGGACACCAAAGGAAGTTGATATCGTTCAACTCGAGAATGGCCTAAAATCTTTAGCAGGAGTAAAAGATGTTCATGACCTACATGTTTGGGCCATCACTATAGGGAAAATTGTTTTGTCCTGTCACGTTGTAACTGAGCCAGGAGTCAACCATTATGAAATTATTCAGAATGTTAGGGAATATTGTGACACCACATACAGAATTCATCATGTAACCATACAAGTTGAACCAGGTTCATTGTAG